A section of the Malania oleifera isolate guangnan ecotype guangnan chromosome 2, ASM2987363v1, whole genome shotgun sequence genome encodes:
- the LOC131148290 gene encoding scarecrow-like protein 14 — MSWNQPEPNGYRSNEDNVVHPNSADHEFNFKDGSFDLTSRERDPGYLVLPSTITVVPPVKNYVQDDADDSPDSAFKEIAKMLMADDTDQESVDTSFNPLALKAAEKSLHEVLGQKYPHSHDDQPVLYANSLSGMTHSSPSALPFTSSCSGMEEPSSCKSFFPCSSIIDTENYDVPPMSKCDTPKRERETLRKGAERKKDLRGKNVDYVEEGRNNKRLTVYTEEDELAEMFDRIFLCPDDSKKPQVFTSDDDEVPKNGLTGIYNAKKSSMTKTHGKKRRVELRRLLLLCAQAVAFNDSVTARKLLNQIRQQSSALGDGSERTGHYFANALEARLGGTGSQSYAASSLQRPSAVHQYIFYRAIALACPFMGMHFSFSNHNILNLVEKVTTLHIIDFGISYGFQWPKFIHDLSVSLGGPPKLRITGIDSPKIGLQVAKIVEDTGRRLKRYCNRFNVSFEYNSIVQKWETIQIEDLRINRNELTIVNCLQQLEYLLDETIMENSPRTSVLKLILKINPSIFIHGINNGSYNAPFFVPRFRNTLDGFSCWFDMFDSILSGEEWARSMFEKEFFASNIMNIIACEGLERVVRSATYKYWQFHIMRMGFRQLPLDSELTKILRAKTKSDYDKNFFINEDGHWVLQGWKGRVLRAISCWIPARES; from the coding sequence ATGTCTTGGAACCAACCCGAACCAAATGGATACAGATCTAATGAAGATAACGTGGTTCatcccaactcagcagatcatgaATTCAATTTCAAAGACGGTTCTTTTGATCTCACCAGCCGGGAGCGAGACCCTGGTTATTTGGTTCTGCCTTCCACGATCACAGTAGTGCCGCCGGTGAAAAATTATGTTCAAGACGACGCTGATGACTCGCCTGATTCTGCATTCAAGGAGATAGCGAAAATGCTCATGGCAGACGACACGGACCAGGAGTCGGTGGATACATCCTTCAACCCTTTGGCTCTCAAAGCTGCCGAGAAATCTTTGCACGAAGTTTTGGGTCAAAAGTATCCTCACTCACACGATGATCAGCCCGTTCTCTACGCCAACAGCTTGAGTGGGATGACTCACTCTTCTCCAAGCGCACTCCCTTTTACTAGTTCTTGTAGTGGGATGGAGGAGCCTAGTAGCTGTAAATCTTTCTTCCCCTGTTCATCGATTATCGATACTGAAAACTATGATGTGCCTCCCATGTCAAAGTGTGACACTccaaagagagagagggagactcTGCGTAAGGGTGCAGAGAGGAAGAAGGATCTGCGCGGGAAGAATGTAGATTATGTAGAAGAAGGAAGGAATAATAAGCGATTAACAGTTTATACCGAAGAAGATGAGTTAGCAGAGATGTTCGATAGGATTTTCCTTTGTCCCGACGATAGTAAAAAGCCTCAGGTGTTCACTTCAGATGATGATGAGGTTCCAAAAAATGGACTAACAGGCATATATAATGCTAAGAAGAGTAGCATGACGAAAACTCACGGTAAGAAAAGAAGAGTAGAATTGAGGAGACTCCTTCTTCTCTGTGCACAAGCTGTTGCTTTCAATGACAGCGTCACTGCACGTAAACTATTAAATCAGATTAGGCAGCAGTCTTCTGCTCTTGGTGATGGATCCGAAAGGACTGGCCATTATTTTGCCAATGCCCTTGAGGCACGCTTGGGCGGCACAGGGTCTCAAAGTTATGCTGCTTCATCTCTCCAAAGGCCATCAGCAGTCCATCAATACATATTTTATCGAGCTATTGCCTTGGCGTGCCCATTCATGGGGatgcatttttctttttccaATCACAACATTCTGAATTTAGTCGAAAAAGTAACAACACTTCATATTATAGATTTCGGTATCTCCTACGGTTTTCAATGGCCCAAATTTATTCATGATCTTTCTGTTAGTCTGGGTGGGCCTCCCAAGCTTCGCATTACTGGAATAGACTCTCCTAAAATTGGTCTCCAAGTAGCAAAAATAGTTGAGGATACAGGGCGTCGTTTGAAAAGGTATTGCAATCGCTTCAATGTTTCATTTGAGTATAATTCTATTGTGCAAAAATGGGAAACTATCCAAATAGAAGATCTTAGGATCAATCGAAACGAGTTAACCATTGTGAATTGCCTACAACAGCTTGAGTATCTATTGGATGAGACAATTATGGAAAATAGTCCAAGGACTTCTGTTCTAAAGTTAATCTTGAAAATAAATCCAAGCATTTTCATCCATGGTATAAATAATGGATCCTACAATGCGCCCTTCTTTGTCCCACGCTTTCGAAACACACTTGATGGATTCTCATGTTGGTTTGATATGTTTGATAGTATTTTAAGTGGTGAAGAATGGGCAAGGTCAATGTTTGAGAAAGAGTTTTTTGCGTCCAATATTATGAATATCATAGCATGTGAGGGTTTAGAGAGAGTTGTTAGGAGTGCGACATACAAGTATTGGCAGTTTCATATTATGAGAATGGGGTTTAGGCAACTCCCATTAGATTCAGAACTCACGAAAATATTGAGGGCTAAGACGAAATCTGACTATGACAAGAATTTTTTTATCAATGAAGATGGTCATTGGGTGCTACAGGGGTGGAAGGGTAGAGTTTTGCGTGCCATCTCGTGTTGGATTCCTGCAAGAGAATCTtaa